The Elaeis guineensis isolate ETL-2024a chromosome 11, EG11, whole genome shotgun sequence genomic interval TTAATTAACATCTATAGATCAGTGATTTAGTGCATAACCATTATTTATAAACATTATTTATGCAATGAGACTAGGATAAAATGAGCTTGCAATACCACTTCTCATAGTGTATCCAGCAACATGCTTCCACAAACGTCTCTGCTCCTCCGAACCTTCAGAAACCTTCACTTAAATGATATGGAAATACAACTAGTTGAAGTTCAATAAGCACATGGTTCCACCAAGACCTCAATCATTCACTGGATGCATCACCAAGCCATTCAATAACCTTCCAAGGACTTGACGATGAGAGTTGTTCTGTTGCTGTtaagtttcatatattttttttgtctcAATTTCCATGTCAGGTATCTCCATCTCAAACAAGTTCACCTTCCAAATCGCATGCTCGACAAAAATGAACAAAACAGCTCTTAATATTCACTTGAAGATCAATAACAAAATTAGAAACATTGCCTTACATTCTAGATGCCCAGGGAAAAAAGAACATCTACATTTGATTCTCTAGTTTTACAGACTACATCCCTCATTCTACATAGTTACATGTGGGTGGTAAAAATCTTTTCCTGCTGAAGTCCCTTGGGATATATCAAAACAGAGTCGACACAAAGACCACCTTTTGTATGTGTACAATCAATTTGTGTCATCGAGAACTTGAGATTGGTTGGCATGTTGGAGTTCTCTACAACAAAATCTCCTACATGGTAAAGGATCCAACTCCCAGGCTCATCTAAATAACAATGGGATAGAGCATGCTGGCCATTTGACGTTGACAACTGAAACCTCACAGGCTTTATACCCCACCCATGTACATGCTCAGAGCTGCATATCCGACGGCCAAGTCGCTTGGAGGGTCGGCCTACATGGAGCCGGAAGAAAAGGCTGTACGTACCAACTGGGAAACAGAAGTTGATTTCCCCATCCACCTCAAACCACCAGATTTGCTGAAGATATGCAACAGCATGGAATCTGCAATGAAAACATTCAAGCACTTATTAATTCGTTTTCTCACATCGCACTATTCTCATATCATAATCTGAAAATGAAAAGCTGGATCCTATAACTTTAGAATGAAACGGTTGGACTAAAACTTCTCAACTACCTTCTTTTCCTTATCAACTTCACTCATATCAGAAGCTATTCCCTTGGTCTGTTGTATCACAAAAATGCTGATTCAATATCAAAGGGTATTCACTTATGTTCCTTTGGCTAATGATATAAAGCTATAATGAACAGATATTACAAATAAAAAGCAAATGCATGCCAAGTGTACACTGCCAAAAACTTTCCATGAGGCAGGTTTTGTGCAACCATGGAAAATGCAAACTATGATATATCTCCATTCTTTCAAACATTGAAAACCTTTTGCTAGATGATTATTAAGTTGCAAATTAGATGATTGTTACCACAAGTTCAGAATGTAAACCATGGAGTAGAACTTCTAATGAATATTCAGGTAATAGAATGTTTCTGCATTCTTTTAAACATCAAAAATCTTTTGCTAGATGATTGTTAAGTTGCAAATTAGATGATTACCACCACAAATTTAGAATGTAAAGCATGGATTAGAACTTCCAATGAATATTCACGTAACTGAACATTTTTGCAAACATTTAATGATTTAGCAAAGTCAGCAACCTTCCTCTTAGCAGATGAACTGACAATCTTACTGGAGCTGTCACCTGCACTATATAGTTACATAGAAGGAGCTGGCATTCCTCTGAGAACAGGAATCCACGAGCCATGTCAAATAAGTCCAGTAAGTGCCAACCCACAATACATTGACAGTAATATATCACAGCAATAACTCCAAACCTTAATAAATATAGGCCGAAACCTCAACTTATTTTTCTGATAATAGATTTTGCAAAGCTATTCTTCTTTTATCAACATGTACAATAATTCTGCAACAGGAAAATATATTGCACTTCCTTTCTTAATAATCCAATTACAGAATTCAAGATTTAGGTTGCCACTGAAACAATGCTAAAGGCATGCCTTAgcacatgaaaaaaaattttcctatAAAGCCTGCACAACTGGGAAATTGGACCCATTTTCATCTACCAGATTGAATGTTACTACACAAAAATCAACTATAGATCCAGAGAATCGACCTCTAAGGAGAAAGCAGATATACATAGTTTGAAAGTAAATTTCACACAAAGGGCTCAGCAACAACTTTTGGAATTGCCAACAAGAAAAGGAAAAGGCAGGAATAAGTGTTTTAAAAATCAAATCATCAAGATCCTTTGAAGAGATTCATAACTTTTTCAAAGCTTAAGCCTCTACAAGTCAAAAGTCAGAATATAGCGATGACAGTTCCAACACAAAAGTTCCCCAACGTACTTGCACATTTAATCCACAAAACTATTAACAGCCTTAAGAAGATGATAGAGAagtggaaaaaaagaaaaagaaaatagatcATTTAACCGGATCTGACATTTCTAGCCAAGGATGACGCTCGAAGAAGCAGGAAAACAATGTAAAGCGAGGGATTTCATACTGCTGGGCCCTGGCCTGTCACAAAACCATCCGGCTGTACCCTATAAAACCTGGTCATGCACTGGGTAAGAAAAACAGATAAAACAGACGGTTGTGACAACAGATCAACAAGTTAATATTAGCACAAAGTTCTGTGAGAAGCACCTGAGGGAATAAAGAGAAGATTTGCCAAGTTGAGTAAAAAGCATGTCTACGAAATATGAACATCCTCAAGTTTACCGGAAACCAAAAGGTAAAGTTACAACAGGATAAGGTATGGAGAAAAATATTTTACATGTGTCAAAACAACATTTATAGCCTGAAAAATGCTTGCAAGTTAATGGAGATTCACAGCTGTGGGAACTGGAGCTCCACCAAGTGCTACGGTATTTCTTGGAGTAATGATTGGGGTAAAAATACCAATAACTTAAAAACTCCAATCTGAAGTACTAAAGAACATAAAAGATGAATATGACGCAACTCATTAGACAATACTATTACCCATTAACTTTCATAGATCATGATAATAGGAAAAAAAAGTATTTTATTGATTCATAcaaaaataaaatcagaaaaaGATCACTACCTGGATTCCTCTGTGGGAATGTAATTCCAATATCTCCGGTCATCAATCCCTGTAATCAACAGAGCCTTTGAAGAAATGGACACGCAAAGGCCACCCTTGCACTTCTCCAGCCAGAATTCCTACAACCCACAATATAAAACCCTTAGTGTTAGATTGAACCAAAACAAGAAaatgattattaaaaaaaaaaaagacttccaATAGCCATATATCTGACCTCTAATCACAAAAATCCATCATCAACCCTTTCCCCATTCTTCTCTGAAACACAGATTTTATCTTTACcctcataaccaagaagttagacACCCAACCCCCAAATGTATTTCAAGAACCCTAAGTTGTCCATAtgcatatgcaaaaaaaaaaagaaaaaagaagagaaaaaaaaagaaaaaacacaaACCTTGGTTCCCCCGTCAAAAGGATTCGGCCGACAGAGCCGGGCGTATATCTCCTTCTTGCTAAGATACCTCGTTTTGCTATTCTCATTCTCCACCAACCCCATCAGATACCAGTAGTTCCCGGGGAGCTTCGTCTCCCACAAGAAGTCCGCCGACGCCGCTCCACGGAACGCCCGGCCGAGCCGCGCCAGCCCGCAGATCTCCGGCGGGTCGAGGTACAAAAACACCTCTGCCACGCAGCGCTCCGGCAGGTCACCCAGCCCCGTCTCGTGCCCCCCACACTCCCCTTCCGGCCCCATGATGCTCGACACCCCCGCCCCCATCCCACGCCCAATCAAAATCCCGACCCTAATCCCACCAATTCGCGCTCCTAAACCCAAAAATCCCCGTCCCAGATCCAATTCAATCGATAAATCTTCAAACAAAATCGGGTTTCAGTGAGAAAATTACGAGGAGGAAGACACCACCGGCTGTTCCGACTCACGATCGATAGATCAATCGccgtttctttttcttcttatccgtTCTTCCTTTGACCTCTAGAACAAGGAACGGAGGCGATCAAGGAAGCGTTCTTGGTAAGcggaaagaaaggaggagaaatttTAAGACGAAAAGGATAGGATTCGGGTATAGCGGGGGCGGAGGAGAGGAATTAGGAGTATAAAAACATAGGTGGGGGCAAAGAGGGAAGGGGCTGGCCTCCCGAAAATGCCCCTGGATGTTAGTTGAAATGAAACCACGGCGGGGGACCGACGGTTGGAATTCTTTGGACAGCCTGGAAGCCTCCCAGCCGCCATGGCGGGGGTCGGAAATGGTATGCTCGGTGGACGGCGGCTTCGAAACCGGAAAGACCGCACACCGGATACATCGTTATCATTATAtacgtctatatatatatataaccggaTAGATACATCATTATCGTTGCAATAATTAATTTAAGATATCCGCAACCACACCTATTAGATAACTTCTATAATCCTGACGAGAATTCTTGACTTGTCTCGCATCtggagttcttttttttttttttttttaataaaaaacaaATAAATGCGTTTCTATTTAATTTAGCATCTTTTAACactattattttatcaaaaataattataatataatattacatatatctttttttaaaaaaagaaaaaaaaatagttccTGTATCCTTATTATtatgcatattttttttgaatattatgatatcttgaatatTTCTGAAGCATTGTTTCTTTTTTTCATACTTCAATCGGTTTCTTAAAGTGCACATTTTTACCATTTATTCATAATGTtgggtaaatatatttttattttatttttttgtataacCAAAAAAATTGTCAAGCTGCATATGGTCAATATCTTTCCTTGCATATTTGGATAAGATTAATAAACTTGGTCATACTTACGTTAAGAAAATATCAATGGCTTATTTTAGTGTATTAGATGTTGGATCATTGGAGCTCCTTTCTATAATAGCATAATGACATTTGGCTCATGCTCGGCTGCTTAAGTATCATGTTATCATCATTAATGTGCCCCATCCTTCATTACACTCGAAGTCAGCTACTTTTCTTAAATAAACCCTCCCAAGCAGCTGGGACCTCCAACTTTGCCCAAGCACCTAACATTCTTACTTAACTGTCATCTAAATAAATATCTACTCCACTAAGAAGTTTATGAGATTGTTTGCTACTTGGCAATACAAATGCTTTTTACCaacattaattttaataattcaaAGAAATTAAGGATCGCTTTAGCGTCATATCAGAGACTAGACATGAATCCAACCAATGAATTTTGCTTCTTAATATCCTCCAGATAAAAATTTGACTCTATCAGTAGTACATATCCTTCACATAAGTCCCCATAAGTGAACCCATCAAATTAACAAACCAAGAGATGCTATATTTACAAATTGAGGTTGAGTGGCTTTTCTTCTGGCCCATAAA includes:
- the LOC105054135 gene encoding F-box protein PP2-A13 isoform X1, translated to MGAGVSSIMGPEGECGGHETGLGDLPERCVAEVFLYLDPPEICGLARLGRAFRGAASADFLWETKLPGNYWYLMGLVENENSKTRYLSKKEIYARLCRPNPFDGGTKEFWLEKCKGGLCVSISSKALLITGIDDRRYWNYIPTEESRFHAVAYLQQIWWFEVDGEINFCFPVGTYSLFFRLHVGRPSKRLGRRICSSEHVHGWGIKPVRFQLSTSNGQHALSHCYLDEPGSWILYHVGDFVVENSNMPTNLKFSMTQIDCTHTKGGLCVDSVLIYPKGLQQEKIFTTHM
- the LOC105054135 gene encoding F-box protein PP2-A13 isoform X2, which encodes MGAGVSSIMGPEGECGGHETGLGDLPERCVAEVFLYLDPPEICGLARLGRAFRGAASADFLWETKLPGNYWYLMGLVENENSKTRYLSKKEIYARLCRPNPFDGGTKEFWLEKCKGGLCVSISSKALLITGIDDRRYWNYIPTEESSIFVIQQTKGIASDMSEVDKEKKIPCCCISSANLVV